From Candidatus Amoebophilus asiaticus 5a2, the proteins below share one genomic window:
- a CDS encoding ribonuclease H family protein, whose amino-acid sequence MAKVYRDEYMQELAEHEPGYNSNINMSPTKEHYQAIFELGISFHHRKSFSLGQIFTA is encoded by the coding sequence ATAGCTAAAGTATATCGAGACGAGTATATGCAAGAGTTAGCCGAACATGAGCCTGGCTATAATTCGAATATTAATATGTCCCCTACCAAGGAGCATTACCAAGCTATCTTTGAGTTAGGGATTAGCTTTCACCACCGTAAAAGCTTTAGTTTGGGCCAAATATTTACAGCCTAG